The genomic window TTATCCAATAAGCTCATAATCATAAACTCTGCATTAAAAGAACTATGAGATGGCAGCAGCAaagtctgtctgaaacaggacagGAGTATTCAGTCCTGGATGATATAGACTGGCATAGCTTAACAAAATATACATGAAATAATTTAAGTACACAGGTAACATTTCTCCCACTCTGTTCAGTCTTCACAAAACAGGGATagaagtctgagggcatctggtggactggtggataATGGCAACTAAGGAACATAGAGCCACTGTGACAGGATCATGACACTGTTTGGATGCTGGTATGTTCACTGTTcagttcatgttttttgtattagaaaataaaatcacatgGATTTGTAGGCTGAATTCTCCAGTTGTCTGTGATTTCAACCCTCCATCCAAACATTCATGTAACCATCTTTCttcagttttctctttttatctctttatctcttctctctttttatctcttgGGACATTTTTCCTGAAATCAGCTTTACCTGGACAGTGTTTATTCCCCATTTTTGATCATTCCTGTCCACCACAGTCAAGCCTGTAAACTCCTACTGTATAGTCAAACTGATGCTGAAGTGATGTTGAACTTTGGCAGAACATTTGGTTCACTGGTACAAACATTAGCTTTCTAGCAATGGAAGATAGCTAGTTAACATTAACTCTTTGTGACCAAGGTCAGAGGAAACAGCTACAGTGGTATAAGAGACAGAGTGGACTCCTCGGTGTTCATATAGTGACAGTAATAATATCATTGTCTTatatcaaaacattttcattttcatacccTTCTTTTTACCCGATAActtatcattttacattttaacccTCAAAcactgttcaggtcaaatttgactcattttgacATGAATAATAATAGGGTTAAACAATTCAGTTAAATGAAATGGTCTTATAAGTATTGCTGCCTTCAAGTGTAACTCGTGAGGTCATGTTTTCAACATGGGAAAAGAGTACACAGTATGTTAGCTATTcaagcaaacatacacacatacacacacacacacaaaacagttttcttcttctttcagaaAACAGCGAATGATTTTGATTTCTCCACTTTTCAGTAGAGTAGATGACAGAGATAGCTTGCAGGGCTGGGTACATTTTCAAAGCTAGACCTAATACTGATACCTTGGGTTCTGAAGCAcaaaaatgatacatttttactttgagaaatattttctcttcattttattacaacttgggttttattttcatggctTTGGCTTtcatgataacattgtacttgCTGATGTTATTGCTGAGATCTGCAGATAAAATAGGTCCAAGGGGCAGCAAACATGAGAGGCAAGGTGATTGTTGAAATTTTAACCAGATTAGCTGCTACTTTATTTCCAGAAGTATAACTGAAAGTGAGAACACCCGTAAATTCAATAATATATCCTCTTTACACTGTGTGCATGACTAGTCGATCTATAGACTGGGATGGATatttacaacagacagtttgggtgATTATTTTACTATTAgccttttttaatatttcaaatagGTTTGCCTATAACTGGAGGATTTGTTTAGGATCTTGTCTAGGATCTTGTTTTTGACCTGTTGGACCTATTTTTAGCAATGTTGTGGCATTCtgagatctcagcaattacttcggtgagtacaatgttatcagaACTGTGAACTTACAGCAATAAGCTTTATGAGCAGCAGTAAGTGGTGTATTAAGTGATTTGGGGACTTTTTAGCTCTGGGTTCCACCTCTCAGGCGACATACAGGCAGTGTTGCCAGAAGAAGTAGCTCATTCAAAGCCTAGAACTCACTTGAAAAAAGCACCCCACCTTAAATGTAATCTAAGCTAAAACTGAGCATCAATCAAAGGTAAGACAGTAAAGGACACAGTAAAAATGCAAGTAGGCTACAAAAATATCTCATAAAGTTTGAAGTCTCTATCAAGGATACTGAACATGATTTTAAGCAGCAAAAATGAAGAGGCCAAGTGCTCACTCAGTTTCATATGCAATAAGTCCAGGGAACCTTAAGGTGCTcttgaagataaaaaaaaaaaaggtcacagaaaagaaaatgttcttcaGGCACTCTTAGTGCTCTTAGACTTTAATTAGTTGGGCATATTGGTTAAAGTGCCAACCAGTTTTGACCTCATCAGTGTGgaaattttttatttaaatttttttaaaatagtacATACGTATTATTACAGCCCTGATGATGACCCTGTGAGTGTCTGAAggacattttcttttctatgaTTTTAAACAGGTTTGGTACATTAATAATACAGTAGTTTAGGTAGCATTCTTTTTATACTACCATTATTATGGCAGTATAAACCTCTGAAACCAAATGTACACTCTTTATCATAACCAATATAATCCAAATAAAATCCAAGTTGTATTAAAGCCATCAAATGAGCCATACAAGAACTTTGcctaaaacaagcaaaaaattGGATTGAAATCAGGAACTACTGTATCTGATCAAAGTAAACAAGTTGAATCTGACCAGATGGTTCTTGGCAGTTTTTTCACATTCTAACACATTCATATAAGAACTGAGGTTTGATGCCCAGCCCCTCCAACTTCCCTGAGctccaacatttttaaaaatatcaacatacTTCACAACTCGGAAAACTaactttcctcctcctcttcttcttcatcttcttcatcttcttcctcctcctcctcctcctcctcctcctcctcctcctcctcctcttctttttcttccttgtctACATCCTTCGCTGCAGTCTTGTTCATCTTCCAGCTGAGAGTCCATTCCTCCTCTGGCATGCCGTCCTCTTCGTGCATCAGTTCCATGCATCTTTGACTCCTGTGCTCAGTGGAGAAACAAAACActtcgtcctcctcctccttcttcctccagCGACAGAGTCTCCACGAGTTTTTCCAAGCCCACcactcctctttctcctccttctcctcttcatcttcctcctcttctacactttctcCTCTGTGAGCTACAGCCACCATCCATGACTGCTGCCATGAGGAGAAGGAAGCATTCAGTTTGTGGAACTGCAGATGGAGCGGGACGTTCGGCCTGCGTTTGATTCGTTTTCTCAACTTCtgttccttcttttcttcttttactacAAAGTCCTCCTCTTTCTTGTTCACTGTCTCATGGTCGTCTTCCTCTGTGTTGACCGCCATCTCCTCATCTTCATCGTCTTCTTTGTCATTTTCCCCCTCCCCATTtacttcttcatcctcctcttccatctctTCGTcattgtcctcctcctcctcatctacATTATCTTCTTCTTCGCCTCTCTCATCCACTTCTTCAtctttgtcctcctcttctacatcttcatcctcctcttcctctttcttctcctcttcctgttctttgtcctcctcctccttgtctacatctgtttcctcctcctcatcgtcttcatccccctcctccttttcgCTAACTTCTTCGTCCTCCTCGTTTTCTCCtgcttcctccttttcattgtctacatcttcatcttcatccttcTCTACGTTTTTAGCCATGTTATTCTCGTCattttcttcatcctcctcctcctcctcctcctcctcctcctcctccttttctacCTCATCTTCCTTGTCCTTTTCAGTTTCtattttgtcctcctcctcAACTTCTtcgtcctcctcatcctccttttCGACTTTATCCATCTTGtccttttcttttacttttacatcctcctccttctcctcctcatcatcttGTTCTTCATTGTCCTTCTTGTCcacttcttcttccttctcctcctcgtCTGATTCTTtgtcttcatcctcatcctcgTCCTCCCCCTCGTCCTCCTCATCCTCGTCCTCcccctcgtcctcctcctcctcatcctcctcttcttcttcatcgtCCTCCTCGTCTAcatctttcttctcctcctcatgCACTTTATTGTCATCATCCTTTTTGTTTATTTCgtcatcttcttcctcctcctccttacgTACttctttgtcctcctcctcctcctcctcctcctcctcctcctcctcctcctcatcctcctcctcctcttcttcttcttcttcttcgtcttcttcttctccttcactgtcctcctcctcgtccACATCTTTGTTATCCTCTTTACTTACTTCCTCCTCCTTGTCCTTCTTGCTTACTGCCTCATCTTCTTGtatttcttcatcatcatcctcctctttctcctcctcatctactccttcatcctcctcctcctcttcttcctcctcctcctcatccctcttgtttacctgtttgttttccttctccttgtgtatcttttgtgttttctccacCTTATGTCTTTTCTCCccttctttttcatttacattttcatcttcatcctcctcctctactccttcatcctcctcctcatctgcttCTATGTCCTCCTCATTGTccactccttcctcctcctcctcttcctcctcctcctcctcctcctcctcctcttcctcctcctcctcctcctcctcctcctcgtcctcgtcctcatccttgtcctcctcctcctcctcctcctcctcctcctcctcttctccttcctcctgtGTCTCATCTAGTTCTGGTGGGATCCATATTTTAGGAATCCTCCATGCGTCCATCCACTCTGTGGCGTCTGTGATCTCATCATCAAGCTGTGATGTAAGAAGGAGGTTTATGTTTTTACGTCTCCTCGTCAGCATGTCACAGTGTCGATGACGGGACTCCAGTGAAACTTTGCGCTGCCTGTGGGCACAATTTTAGTTTGGGTTTAGGTCTCCATAGTTTGATGTAAAATAATGAGGATTCTTTCTAAAGGAACAAGTAACATAAAACATCAATTTTCACAGTAGGAAACTGATAGATTTTGATTTTTGAATGTAGGAAATCACCCAATTACTGATTTGGGGTAGAAGACTGTCAGAGGTATAAAATGTAGCAAATTCATAACACTTCATCGTTGAAGTTTGAATGAAATCCTGAATGATTTAAAGTACACACtaagtctttttttcccccactgtaCACATAATCATATAGGTCTATGTTGGCATATGATATTAATACTGGTGATTTATTCAATAACACACATAATTTGTGTAAACACTGCTGCCATGCCatgtataaatatcacaacactgatAATCGTAGTCTCAGTTTGTGTgtctcacacagagctgctggaggCATTAATAAGCCTGATAAGAGACGGCAGAGAGGCGGCGTTGTGCTACTCAGAGAACCATGGTTATACAaataacccaaagatttattCCTTTCCTggggcagtaaacacaacacatgagTCCACCAATAACTAACTGCGCTATATTCAGACCTTCATGAGATATTCAGGGCTGACAACAGTAACGTTAACATGATATACAGCATGGCTATGGCTACGTACTGACACtcccccacatacacacacacacacaccagagagcCTCTCATTGTAGAGCCTAGTGACTGTCATAGCTCCAGTCCCCTTACCTCTCACATCTACATAGCAACAAGGCCACACCACCTACAGTTGTTGTCCTGTGCAGtcctctgctgcattttttaaacatgctggAAAGGAGGGAACTAGCAGAATTAGGGTGTGTAGTTACTCTTTaagctgtagtttgtgttgcCAGTTTTCTAAAAAGTGTCATCTTTAGCTAACACTCATTGAACGCATATAACAGTACGTTAAGTTCTATCACTGGATCTATCACTGTAAATGCACCTAGGAAGTTGTATATTCCAAAAGGGCAATTTTTGCACAAAGTGAACACCATGTGTCGTAAAAgaatatattttcatacataAATATGTATGCTTTGAGAAATATCTGAAACTGAATTGTCAGAATAATAACACAgattacataaaaataatgtgtCTATTGCAAACAAAATACTTTCCAACTGGCATAAAAGCATATTTCATGCCATCTAATTATCATAAAGGTGCATTTTATCCTAATCATATGTTGATAACGATAAAATCAAATTATGGTGGTGCcaaattttctttatttcatggcacaaaattaattttgtcGTGCTCTAACTCCTGATGGTGCATTTCGCATACATTCTGTGACATACACCTTTCaaagtaaaaaatacattttgtgcatAACATTAAGAATGGGTCACTCACATGATATGCTGCCTGTATCCCCAGCAGGAGTGCAAGCGCCTCTGAAATTCTTCTGCTTCCTTcagtggagctgcagagagcagCCAGGAATTGCTCCACCCGGGCAGGGACACATCGTCTATCCTCACCATTATAGAGGTGACTGTATTGGGCGTACTGTCTGTTGTGTCTTCAGGTTCAAATTCTACCTCAGATAGTTTCCATGATTCCTCCCAACCTGAGGGTTTGTCCTGTTTGACattgaaaacataaaatttgaAAAGGGGATGATGGGGAAAAAACTGTGTGTCCCGGTGACTCAACATATAAAAAAGATCCAACTATTGACCTGgaataaccctaaccctaataatGTGCACTATTTTACAGtgagaatgaaaaacagaatataagTAAATAACTATAATGATGTCGATGATGATCCCCACCTGCTCCATCAGTTGCTGTACTTTGTCAAACTTGTTGCTGATGTTTGGTTGGTAATCAGGCCAAATACAATCCCATTTCTCTTTCTGCTGTCTGAAAGCAAAGTTCATAATCTTCCAGGTGCCAGCCCAGGTAGGAAGACGATATTCACCTATTTCAGTTCTGGAAAGCAGGTCTCTGACGAACAAAATCTCCCACTGGATCTGTTTCTCCTCAAAGGGCTCTGGCGTGGCTGGATCCTTCACCTGGAAACAagaatgataaataaaaaatattatttacaaaatattgATTGATCTCTTTGTACTGAAGGGCATTATTGTCTCAAAAAGTAATGCATGATGGAACATCATTAAAAAGCATATTTGGAATAAGTATCTTACTTTGCATATCCGAAATGGTTATTACTGTCCTGAAGTTTCACTTCCTGATATCTATTGGTGCACATATGTAGcatttactaaaaaaaacagtacagtaGGTTTATAAGAAGACAACATTAACCCCAGGTGATCATAGTGGTCATGGGAGCGGTAGTTGGAGACTTGAAATTCTTCCCACCATGATAATATATACACTAAGATCACCACTGGTAGCCACTGGATGGATAAAACATGATGGATAAACCATGGCTGGAACTATCTGAAAATGGAGCAATGGTTTTAGTCTATTTTAATGTAAAGCCATCAGTTTGTGTCAGTCTACCTGTTTCCAGGACTGACTCCATTCATCAGTAGAACATGTCCATTCAGTCTCCAATTCGTATCCCTTTGGTTTGTACTCCCTGCTGTTAGTCAGCTCTATAATTGGGAATCCCACGATTTCAGCCTTTGGTTCTTTGGCCCTCAGGAAAAGATACTTTGGAGGCTTCAGACTCATCCAGGACTCTCTCCAATATATCCGGAATACATCCACCTCTACTTTGCGTCTTGTTATCAGAGGTTTGGGTGAAGCTGTCCTCctgggaggaggtggaggtggaggctTAGGTTTGGGtttgggaggaggagggacaatTTTGAATCTAATTTTTGGCTTGGGTTTTTCTGCCTCATCTTTGCCAGTGATTGCGTCTTCTTTTGCCTTCTCTCCTTTGACCAGCAACCAATGATAATTCCACTTTGAGAAAAGTCTgcacatacaaaaataaacaaaatcactttATATAAAATCAATCCAGATATTCAGTCAGAATAAGTGTCCACTTTATCAGGCCAGACCagtttttctgtatatttttctgGTAATTCACAGATACGGACCTTCTATTTATCAAATACCTATTCATGATCATGAGATACTAGTCCATGTCAGAGAACATTGTCATGGCATTATATAATGGACAATAACACTGAATCAGAATAGTTTGCAGCAGTCTGGACAGTTAGCAAGCAAAtgtgctttgacttttttgtGCTGAAATTCACTTATCAGGGTTCCCCTCAACAAGTTCCACAAACCAGCTGATTAGTTTGAGTAATCAGGTTAGCATTAGTTgggtttaattgttttttttttttttaagatttgcATTGTCGGAGCTTGTCTGGTACGTAGGAGTACTCTGCCTGAGAAGATGATTTCAGGCATTAACATACTTTGTAAGGTAGCAGTTTTGTTGAGGTTAAGGTTGGACTTTATTTCATGTGGTTCAAATAAATCTGCTATTCTATGAGGGTTAATCTGTAAGCAGATGCAGGTTGAGGTCTTCATAGGTTCACTTGGCTCTGAGACCtgaccacagactgtatataaagatggatgtagtgagatgtgatgtcacccattggtttgcaagTTTTAAGCcaagagttgctgcttatgttCAGCGCCATCTTTTATAAGAGGACCTGAATGTaacaattgagaccataatgaataaaaattattgacttaatatttctagggagaagttgacgctttttgatTGGGAGTTACTTGGAGCCAGCATTTAGTGGCCATCGAAGACATGCtcaggttttcctcactgtgatgaacacaaaaacaactaaaaacattgtttattcTCACAACTTAAGAGAACTTTTCTCCTTCCGTGCCTCCTCCTTTTTGCACTGGTCTGCCACGCTCTGAGCTCTCTGCTCCCATTGGTCTCTGAGCCTCCCGTTGCCGAAAGTCCTCCGCTCCTCCTTCTTTGACAACATCCTGTTGCCTAGgaggcacacacaaacaaacaaacaaacagtaaatgaCAGACATAACAACAAACCTGTCACTCAGGGTGTGAAGTTGCCTTTCTATAGTGTATCCAGCTAACTTAAATCTCTCTAcggttgtgtgtgttgtgttcatgAACTGGTGAGGAAACTCTGGAATTGCAGCTAAATGCCAcagctatgttcaccagctagtcgctaactatGAATCATCTGTCCTACAGCCGGTGGCtttgtaggttcatcactacgagccacacctctgacattacacattgtcatttaatacaatgttattataaaaatatcaattattgCTGCTTTAAGTAATCCATCACAAGTTCTGAAACAATGagtcaattaactgattagtaagttaaattaattggcaacaacTTTGATAATAATTTAAGTCATTCATTCACAACACTGTCTGCTTCCATCAACTGTAGCTTTACTCATTTGTAGCTTTACTCTGTTTTTATAAACTTAAACttacaaatgtaaatttaatatatctgggttttggacagttggttccaccaaacaagacatttgaagacttcAGTTtctgatgggcatttttcaaaTTGTTTATACATTAATTGATAAGGAATATGATTATTTGTTGTAGCCCAATCTGCTTTTATTCATGTAAAATTTATATCAATATTGCATGTTAATTCAGGGCAGGCCTTTTAAATTTGCCTGCATTTGCAACTGCATTACCATGCAGCAGTAACTGAACACTGACCACAATAAAAGCAGATATGAACACTGCTTCTACTTCTTAACTGTAATTAAACTGAACAAAGTATACAGACATCTGTAGgatttttaacattgtttataAAGAAAGTGAGTTCACTTTGGATTAAATATATTGGGATTATATATATTCCCTGTTTCCCTCTCTGCAGTGAAAATATCCAGTAAAAGAGAAATTCTTTGAAAGGAATCAACATATTCACAGTCCTGGAAAAACACCCAATATTCAAATTAAGTCCTCTGACTGCTTGGCTTAGTCTTAAGAGATAACAAACAGGATGTCCAATCTGCTAAACATCAAACATACTATACACAGAAATCAAAAGCACAAACAAGCAAGAACACACCACTGCTCTGTAAAGATTCTGTTGGTGGgtctaaaattttaaaatgaggaattcatcattattataacctgcattaattgattttttggccacttggaagCAGTAgaaaacaagtagtgaacacaacactgacacatcatcacattttaagctgatatgctgaacttgttagcaaacagttgcttatttccacatccagaaGTTACGGACCAACATTGACATTAACtctgagttgtgtttctgtccacctggtgaatataagtccaatattcactctcttttagctgtttttgctctctaccaactcctgagggaaatatctagctctttagctgctaagtgctccactatgttcaccagctactctacagctaactgtgtccattttgccattttgtactgagcaggtagtgtgcagtgggtttttagagctttttcacagAAAAGTGTGTTGagtgtgaaccaaaacagtgaagttgcagccggacagctaaacaatgagctgaaactcattATAAAGCTCCTTAAaactgaggggagctgcagattGCTGAttattctctgtaggttcatcactatgagccacACACAACATATTGCACactgtcatttaaaaattatatcaattattatttaactttcaaaaacaaacatggatgaAAATGATCATGTGGATTTGTTTCTCAGCTGGTTTTGAAATCTCAGATGTCAGAGTGCCttcaaacacaccaacaaacacttTCTGCTCTCAAAGAAGATACcacataaacatgaataaacactgACTGTGTGATTATTTGTCTCTGCCAATTGATTGTTATAGTAATGAACTGAAATCaatggaaattaatttaaaaattgatGGAGGATTTGAACTATAGTTAATGGGCTGAATATACAAAAATCACCTGTATTTTTCCCCATGTGAATATGTTAATATACACAAGCCACTTTAGTCAGAGGTCTTACAGAAATAGAGGTCACACTTAAATTCCTCTCTGTCTGGAGGCTGGGCTCTGGGGCTTAGCAGTGTCTGTGTTGACAAATGAAGCTGACTAATCCAAGTAACGATGACTTAAAATTAGGAAATGAGCTCAGACCTTCTCCATCACCTCCCTGAGGTCCCCAATGAAAACTACTGAGAATCCAATTTCAGTGACTTCATcatacatgttttttaaaaccatACACAGAGGTCCGAAATGAGTTAAAACACGCAAATAGTCTCTGCTCCTATGATACACAATCTTTTAAAAAGCACAcaagtttagagctgcaacgattaaatgattaatcggtTTGCCAActaaatgtccaaattctctgattccagttttcagaaatgtgattattttctggttcaTTTAGTCCTCtgtaacagtaaactgaat from Thunnus maccoyii chromosome 19, fThuMac1.1, whole genome shotgun sequence includes these protein-coding regions:
- the LOC121886096 gene encoding titin-like, with translation MLSKKEERRTFGNGRLRDQWEQRAQSVADQCKKEEARKEKSSLKLLFSKWNYHWLLVKGEKAKEDAITGKDEAEKPKPKIRFKIVPPPPKPKPKPPPPPPPRRTASPKPLITRRKVEVDVFRIYWRESWMSLKPPKYLFLRAKEPKAEIVGFPIIELTNSREYKPKGYELETEWTCSTDEWSQSWKQVKDPATPEPFEEKQIQWEILFVRDLLSRTEIGQTLRLGGIMETI